In Heteronotia binoei isolate CCM8104 ecotype False Entrance Well chromosome 5, APGP_CSIRO_Hbin_v1, whole genome shotgun sequence, the DNA window tggatGCGCAGGTGCTTGATCAAGTCTGAGTTCTGGCTGAAGCTCTGCCAACACTCTGTGCATGTGTTTGGGAACTTGCTGGGAACACTCTTCTTGGCCATGCCTGCCTTTCTCAGGGCAGGGGAGCCCTCCCTGACTGTGTTCTCAAGATGGCTGCGCTGGTCATGATGCTTTCCTGCCAGGCTCTTCAGGTGTCTCTTATGATGGGAGCTACGGCTGAAGGTCTTCCCACAGTCCAGGCACTGATAAGGCTTTtctcccgtgtgggttctctggtgctggACCAGAGTTGATCTATCAGTGAACTTTTTCTCGCAGTGGGTGCAGTTAtggggtttctctcctgtgtgagtccTCCGGTGCCTAAGAAGGTTTGAGCTCATGCTGAAACTCCTCCCACAGTCTGGGCATGtataaggcttctctcctgtgtgaattctccGATGATTAATTAGATCTGAGCTCTGGcgaaagctctttccacactcaatGCAGATGTTTGGTTTCTCTCCCATGTAGATCTGCCGGTAAACAACAGCCCCTTTGCGTTTCCTAACTCTGATGCTCTCGTAGCTCTCTTTGCTGTCCATCCCCTCCGTAACAACTGCCTGTTGCCCTTTTCCCAAACTCCCGGAGGAATCACTTTGGCCTGGGTGCTCAGGAGCAGCATCGCTGGGAGGTCTTTTTGGAGAGATCTTGCCTGGTGCCTCTGATTTGAAGGCTGAAATATTTTCCCTTTCAAATCGCTTACCTAATGGAAGAATTCAGACATGAGTCATGGTTTGGGGAAACCCAACctgtaaagtgaaaataaagttAGGCCCATGTGGACTAACGGTAGCCCATGTGGTTGGTTTGTTCTTAACACAGTTCCCACAGGATTGCACCACAGGAAAATGGCTCTAGTGTTCCGCTTGTTAGTGAAATGCCTATTAAGCAACCTTCTGGCCCCAGGCTCACAGACACAGAAGTGGATAAGTtcagttatttatttttatgtcacttacagtctgcctttctcactaggactcaaggcagattatacaaGTGagacaatacaatcaacaggatggaacactcagtgaacaatgcaataggatatgggttgcagaaccaaccagaaatctaaacacagaactgaagcaaagcataagtcttCATATGACACATTAAGCAATGCAAAAATTGCATAGTAGATCCAATTTACAGCACAGTAGTATACAgtcccatatagggttgccaatccccaggtgggggcaggagatcctccaattaggaggccctccccctgcttcaggttaatcagaaaacagggggaaggaaatgtctgctgggcactccattattccctatggagaataattcccagggtataatggagaattggatctgcgggtatctgggactctgggggggggctgtttttttaggtagaggcaccaaattttcagcatagcatccagtgcctctccccaaaataccatgcaagtttcaaaaggattggaccaggaggtccaattctatgagccccaaaagaagctgtccctatcctttattatttccaatgaagggaaggcatttaaaaggtgtgtgctccctttaaatgtgatggccagaactccctttggagttcaattatgcttgtcaaaaccttgctcctggctccacccccaaagtccccagatatttctcgaattggacttggcaaccctagtcccataTCATTTATTCAAGTAACTTCCTGAATCATTTggtacagtgcaaccctattgCCTGAgtagaaaagctctcttgaataaTTTGCTTAAccgcatagtttgtggaaagccaggaagaTGGGAGCCTTCTTGACTTCCTCAGGctggccattccataaggtgggcgCCACCTCATCAAGATTAGTATGATCAAGGTAGAATCCCATGAAACCTTGAAGACTACCTAGTTTTCAAACTATCCCAAAACACTAAGGGCTTTCAGGGTCTAATCGAGGGTCCCTCACTGAAATCAGTGACACTGAATGACA includes these proteins:
- the LOC132572380 gene encoding zinc finger protein OZF-like, producing MPGLSQTGTRPLGQILQQILALGQKEMAGKRFERENISAFKSEAPGKISPKRPPSDAAPEHPGQSDSSGSLGKGQQAVVTEGMDSKESYESIRVRKRKGAVVYRQIYMGEKPNICIECGKSFRQSSDLINHRRIHTGEKPYTCPDCGRSFSMSSNLLRHRRTHTGEKPHNCTHCEKKFTDRSTLVQHQRTHTGEKPYQCLDCGKTFSRSSHHKRHLKSLAGKHHDQRSHLENTVREGSPALRKAGMAKKSVPSKFPNTCTECWQSFSQNSDLIKHLRIHTGEKPYVCGHCGKCFNVSSNLNRHQRIHTGEKPYTCLDCGKTFTDKSTLTQHYRTHTGEKPYRCTYCGKSFSHSSHHKRHEKIHMGGNTVVFMPLQAYPNQMFSGTQVS